The following proteins come from a genomic window of Gordonia westfalica:
- a CDS encoding sensor histidine kinase, with the protein MRRRLLTTMIAVLIAVGCLLGIPLSVVAWWWVADNAHQDLDNRLKVIADQLIRQEGADGRIPTDAVNRQSFELLMPPNGRLTITYPDLEGTNQQMVLGADIAGARLSESIGLGDAGTLTLSIPRDEVRDDQLTAAGVVLLVVVASVIGGSVVAAVTAGRIVDPLTDLADRAATLGRADFRTKWKMYGIAELDRVSRALADANTAQALRLEREREIAGDASHQLRSRLTAIQLRLEELTLHDDPAVVSEAEAALDQVERLATELDELVEASRADEPEPHFVDIGDMLTTLVDDFRHAFAAQGRDLTFTIDGAPQALTSQSGRLREAVSVLVDNALQHGRGTCRIEVSTLQAGDLARITVADEGAGVADEISAHIFRRGFSAGARPGAGRSGVGLSLARALIEADGGRLELTVRRPPTFAIVVPARYASGYGEDPEEHEDPGPGDDSDSDVRRDRVPHR; encoded by the coding sequence ATGCGCCGACGCCTGCTCACCACGATGATCGCGGTCCTGATCGCGGTCGGTTGCCTGCTGGGCATCCCGCTCAGCGTCGTGGCCTGGTGGTGGGTGGCCGACAACGCCCACCAGGATCTCGACAACCGTCTCAAGGTCATCGCCGATCAGCTCATCCGGCAGGAGGGCGCCGACGGACGGATCCCGACGGACGCGGTCAACCGGCAGTCCTTCGAACTGCTCATGCCGCCCAACGGCCGCCTGACCATCACCTACCCGGACCTCGAGGGCACGAACCAGCAGATGGTCCTCGGCGCCGACATCGCCGGTGCCCGGCTGTCGGAATCGATCGGCCTGGGCGATGCCGGCACCCTGACCCTGTCCATCCCGCGGGACGAGGTCCGCGACGATCAGCTGACCGCCGCCGGCGTCGTCCTGCTCGTGGTGGTGGCCTCGGTGATCGGCGGATCCGTGGTGGCGGCGGTGACGGCGGGCCGGATCGTCGATCCGCTCACCGATCTCGCCGACCGCGCGGCGACGCTGGGTCGGGCCGACTTCCGCACGAAATGGAAGATGTACGGCATCGCCGAACTCGATCGGGTCTCGCGAGCGCTCGCCGACGCCAACACCGCCCAGGCCCTGAGGCTCGAACGGGAGCGCGAGATCGCCGGGGACGCGTCGCACCAGCTGCGCAGTCGTCTGACCGCGATCCAGCTGCGACTCGAGGAGTTGACGCTGCACGACGACCCTGCGGTGGTCAGCGAAGCGGAGGCGGCACTCGATCAGGTCGAACGACTGGCCACCGAACTCGACGAACTGGTCGAGGCCTCGCGCGCCGACGAACCCGAACCGCACTTCGTCGACATCGGCGACATGCTGACCACCCTGGTGGACGACTTCCGCCACGCCTTCGCGGCGCAGGGCCGGGACCTGACCTTCACGATCGACGGCGCGCCGCAGGCGCTCACCTCGCAGTCCGGCCGGTTGCGCGAGGCGGTGAGCGTGCTGGTCGACAACGCCCTACAACACGGCCGCGGGACGTGCCGGATAGAGGTGAGCACGCTGCAGGCCGGCGACCTGGCCCGCATCACGGTCGCCGACGAGGGGGCGGGCGTGGCCGATGAGATCTCCGCGCACATCTTCCGACGCGGGTTCTCGGCCGGAGCGCGACCCGGTGCGGGTCGTAGCGGCGTCGGCCTGTCGCTGGCGCGAGCGCTCATCGAGGCCGACGGCGGGCGACTGGAACTCACGGTCCGACGGCCACCCACGTTCGCCATCGTCGTTCCGGCGCGGTACGCCAGCGGTTACGGCGAGGACCCGGAGGAGCACGAGGACCCCGGGCCCGGTGACGACTCGGACAGCGACGTCAGGCGTGACCGAGTTCCTCATCGTTGA
- a CDS encoding dienelactone hydrolase family protein, with the protein MADDPLDDFTAEDVTLRGDTRRVYHKGTGPAVIVIAEMPGISPKVADVARRIADLGATAVMPSLFGVDGQDPRPDNLGRVGAVRTMLGTITKACITREFTVLATGKTSPVAAWLRELAAREHDRCGGPGVGAVGMCFTGGFALAMATDERMLAPVLSQPSLPFAVLPGRARAIDVDDADLAKVQARCARGLEVMGLRFAGDQLSPRSRFAYLQQLLGDSFIGIELPDDAANPDSMFPRPHSVLTEDLYDEPGQPTREAFDRVMDFFTEKLDLQPTTPESPAAQG; encoded by the coding sequence GTGGCCGACGATCCGCTCGACGATTTCACCGCCGAGGACGTGACCCTGCGTGGCGACACGCGTCGCGTCTACCACAAGGGCACCGGGCCGGCGGTCATCGTGATCGCCGAGATGCCCGGCATCAGCCCGAAGGTCGCCGACGTGGCCCGACGCATCGCCGATCTCGGTGCCACCGCGGTGATGCCGTCGTTGTTCGGCGTCGACGGCCAGGATCCGAGGCCGGACAATCTCGGCCGGGTGGGCGCGGTACGCACGATGCTGGGCACGATCACCAAGGCCTGCATCACCCGCGAATTCACCGTTCTGGCAACGGGAAAGACCTCACCGGTCGCGGCGTGGCTGCGCGAGCTGGCCGCCCGTGAGCACGACCGCTGCGGCGGTCCGGGAGTGGGTGCGGTCGGGATGTGTTTCACCGGCGGCTTCGCGCTGGCGATGGCGACCGACGAACGGATGCTGGCGCCGGTGCTCTCGCAGCCGTCGTTGCCGTTCGCGGTCCTCCCCGGGCGTGCACGCGCCATCGACGTCGACGATGCCGATCTCGCGAAAGTGCAGGCGCGGTGCGCCCGCGGGCTCGAGGTGATGGGGCTGCGATTCGCGGGCGATCAGCTCTCTCCGCGTTCGCGATTCGCCTATCTCCAGCAGCTTCTCGGCGACTCGTTCATCGGGATCGAACTCCCCGACGACGCGGCGAACCCGGATTCGATGTTCCCCCGGCCGCATTCGGTGCTGACCGAAGACCTCTACGACGAACCCGGACAACCCACCAGAGAAGCCTTCGACCGGGTGATGGACTTCTTCACCGAGAAACTCGATCTGCAGCCCACCACGCCGGAATCTCCTGCCGCACAAGGCTAG
- a CDS encoding 5-(carboxyamino)imidazole ribonucleotide synthase yields the protein MVRVNPREPDGAPVNGPVTSKSAVPPTPEAARSAGAASGMPKVTMIGGGQLARMTHQAAIALGQCLRVLAASESDPAAQVSADIVLGSHDDLDDLRRAAEGSAALTFDHEGVPLHHLRALEAEGVAVLPPSKALHFAQDKLAMRVRLAALGLPVPEFADLAGDREAARARLVEFGESHGWEIVIKAVRGGYDGRGVWLVDGADEALAVFDQYPSDAPALLAEQKVPMRRELSAMIARSPFGQGAAWPVVETIQRHGQCAVVLAPAPDLDDDVAEQAQQMALRLADELGVVGVMAMELFETVDGALVVNELAMRPHNSGHWSMDGAVTSQFEQHLRAVLDYPLGNTAPISPLTVMANILGAPEAPEMSMDERLHHLMARMPEAKVHLYGKGERRDRKIGHVNIVGREGESMESVRERAERAAQWMSRATWTDGWDVHS from the coding sequence ATGGTTCGCGTGAATCCACGCGAGCCGGATGGAGCGCCTGTGAACGGGCCTGTGACCTCGAAGTCCGCGGTGCCGCCCACCCCGGAAGCGGCGCGGAGCGCCGGCGCGGCGTCGGGTATGCCGAAGGTCACGATGATCGGTGGCGGTCAGCTCGCCCGGATGACGCATCAGGCCGCGATCGCGCTCGGACAGTGTCTGCGCGTGCTGGCCGCGTCGGAGTCGGACCCGGCAGCGCAGGTGAGTGCCGACATCGTCCTCGGCTCGCATGACGACCTCGACGACCTGCGGCGTGCCGCCGAGGGTTCCGCCGCGCTGACCTTCGACCACGAGGGCGTGCCGCTGCATCACCTCCGGGCGCTCGAAGCCGAAGGGGTGGCGGTCCTCCCGCCGTCGAAGGCACTGCACTTCGCGCAGGACAAGCTGGCGATGCGGGTCCGTCTGGCCGCGTTGGGTCTGCCGGTCCCCGAATTCGCCGACCTCGCCGGTGATCGTGAGGCCGCCCGCGCACGTCTCGTCGAGTTCGGCGAGTCCCACGGCTGGGAGATCGTGATCAAGGCCGTGCGTGGCGGCTACGACGGCCGCGGTGTGTGGCTCGTCGACGGCGCCGACGAGGCTCTCGCGGTCTTCGACCAGTACCCGTCCGACGCACCGGCGCTGCTCGCCGAACAGAAGGTGCCGATGCGCCGCGAGCTGTCGGCGATGATCGCCCGGTCGCCGTTCGGGCAGGGCGCCGCGTGGCCGGTGGTGGAGACGATCCAGCGCCACGGTCAGTGCGCCGTCGTGCTCGCGCCGGCACCGGATCTCGACGACGACGTCGCCGAACAGGCGCAGCAGATGGCGTTGCGACTGGCCGACGAACTCGGCGTGGTCGGCGTCATGGCGATGGAGCTCTTCGAGACCGTCGACGGCGCGCTCGTCGTCAACGAGCTGGCGATGCGCCCGCACAACAGCGGCCACTGGTCGATGGACGGCGCGGTCACCTCGCAGTTCGAGCAGCATCTGCGCGCCGTCCTCGACTACCCGCTGGGCAACACCGCGCCGATCTCGCCGCTGACCGTGATGGCCAACATCCTGGGTGCGCCGGAAGCGCCGGAGATGTCCATGGACGAGCGCCTGCACCATCTGATGGCGCGGATGCCCGAGGCGAAGGTGCATCTCTACGGCAAGGGTGAGCGGCGCGACCGCAAGATCGGCCACGTGAACATCGTCGGCCGCGAAGGTGAATCGATGGAATCGGTGCGTGAGCGCGCCGAGCGTGCCGCGCAGTGGATGTCCCGCGCGACGTGGACCGACGGATGGGATGTGCATTCATGA
- a CDS encoding TIGR03089 family protein, protein MRELNTPNTVADAIFGAVADHSRPLLTYYDEATGERTELSAATLGNWAAKTANYLVDEIGVNAGDVVVVDLPEHWQTAGIVLGALWAGADVHTEGFDDAVLVFTSRDRLDDHPDADEVVVASLDPFALPLRDLPPGVGDYGSVVRVHGDQFFSRSPATSALDGATTAEVITDARGAAERDGIVASTRVVSTRRWHTAPGVLAHLLAPLVAGGSLVHVANATAERVAAIADVEKAGVVLAE, encoded by the coding sequence GTGCGTGAACTGAACACTCCGAACACCGTCGCCGACGCGATCTTCGGTGCGGTGGCCGACCATTCGCGTCCGCTGCTGACCTACTACGACGAGGCGACGGGCGAGCGCACCGAGCTGTCCGCGGCCACCCTCGGCAACTGGGCGGCGAAGACCGCCAACTACCTCGTCGACGAGATCGGCGTGAACGCCGGCGATGTCGTCGTGGTGGACCTGCCGGAGCACTGGCAGACCGCAGGTATCGTCCTCGGCGCACTCTGGGCCGGCGCCGATGTGCACACCGAGGGGTTCGACGACGCAGTGCTGGTGTTCACGTCGCGCGACCGCCTCGACGACCATCCCGATGCCGACGAGGTGGTGGTGGCGTCTCTCGATCCGTTCGCCCTGCCGCTGCGCGATCTCCCGCCCGGGGTCGGCGATTACGGGAGCGTCGTACGGGTGCACGGCGACCAGTTCTTCTCCCGGTCGCCCGCCACCTCAGCCCTCGACGGCGCGACCACTGCCGAGGTGATCACCGACGCCCGGGGTGCCGCCGAACGCGACGGCATCGTCGCTAGTACCCGCGTGGTGTCCACGCGTCGGTGGCACACCGCGCCCGGGGTCCTGGCACATCTGCTCGCTCCGCTGGTCGCCGGCGGCAGTCTCGTACACGTCGCCAACGCGACCGCCGAGCGCGTGGCCGCGATCGCCGACGTCGAGAAGGCCGGAGTCGTTCTCGCCGAATAG
- a CDS encoding acyl-CoA carboxylase subunit beta, with protein MTTASRDDSAAPDIHTTAGKLADLRNRLDEAKHPVGEAAVEKTHAKGKLTARERITHLLDEGSFVELDALAKHRSTNFGLAERRPVGDGVVTGYGTIDGREVCIFSQDATVFGGSLGEVYGEKIVKVMDLAIKTGRPLIGINDGAGARIQEGVVSLGLYGEIFHRNVRASGVIPQISLIMGAAAGGHVYSPALTDFVVMVDKTSQMFITGPDVIKTVTGEEVTQEELGGATTHMAKSGTAHYVASDEEDALEYVKELLSYLPSNNRADAPRLPVAQPAAGSIEDTLNDEDLELDTLIPDSPNQPYDMHEVIRRILDDDEFLEVQADYAKNIIVGYGRVDGRSVGIVANQPTQFAGCLDIDASEKAARFVRTCDAFNIPIVTLVDVPGFLPGTDQEYRGIIRRGAKLLYAYGEATVGKITVITRKAYGGAYDVMGSKHMGADVNLAWPTAQIAVMGASGAVGFVYRNQLKEAAAKGEDVDALRLELQQEYEDTLVNPYVAAARGYVDAVIPPSHTRGQIATALKLLERKMVNLPPKKHGNIPL; from the coding sequence ATGACCACAGCTTCACGCGACGATTCCGCCGCTCCCGACATCCACACGACAGCGGGGAAGCTCGCCGATCTGCGCAATCGTCTCGACGAGGCGAAGCACCCCGTGGGCGAGGCCGCCGTCGAGAAGACCCATGCGAAGGGCAAGCTGACCGCCCGCGAGCGGATCACCCATCTGCTCGACGAGGGTTCGTTCGTCGAACTCGACGCACTCGCCAAGCACCGCAGCACCAATTTCGGTCTCGCCGAGCGTCGTCCGGTCGGAGACGGTGTGGTCACCGGCTACGGCACGATCGACGGCCGCGAGGTCTGCATCTTCTCGCAGGACGCCACCGTCTTCGGCGGCAGCCTCGGTGAGGTCTACGGCGAGAAGATCGTCAAGGTCATGGATCTTGCCATCAAGACCGGTCGCCCGCTGATCGGCATCAACGACGGCGCCGGCGCCCGTATCCAGGAGGGCGTGGTCTCCCTCGGCCTGTACGGCGAGATCTTCCACCGCAACGTCCGCGCCTCGGGTGTCATCCCCCAGATCTCGCTGATCATGGGTGCCGCCGCCGGCGGCCACGTGTACTCGCCCGCACTGACCGACTTCGTGGTCATGGTCGACAAGACCAGCCAGATGTTCATCACCGGCCCCGACGTCATCAAGACCGTCACCGGTGAAGAGGTCACTCAGGAAGAACTCGGCGGCGCGACCACCCACATGGCGAAGTCGGGCACCGCGCACTACGTCGCCTCCGACGAGGAGGACGCGCTCGAGTACGTCAAGGAGCTCCTGAGCTACCTGCCGAGCAACAACCGCGCCGACGCCCCGCGCCTGCCGGTCGCGCAGCCGGCCGCCGGGTCCATCGAGGACACCCTGAACGACGAGGACCTCGAACTCGACACGCTCATCCCGGACTCGCCGAACCAGCCGTACGACATGCACGAGGTCATCCGCCGCATCCTCGACGACGACGAATTCCTCGAGGTCCAGGCCGATTACGCGAAGAACATCATCGTGGGCTACGGCCGGGTCGACGGTCGCAGCGTCGGCATCGTCGCCAACCAGCCGACCCAGTTCGCCGGCTGCCTCGACATCGACGCCTCGGAGAAGGCCGCTCGCTTCGTGCGTACCTGCGACGCCTTCAACATCCCGATCGTCACCCTGGTGGATGTGCCCGGCTTCCTGCCCGGCACCGACCAGGAGTACCGCGGCATCATCCGCCGCGGCGCCAAGCTCCTCTACGCCTACGGCGAGGCGACGGTCGGCAAGATCACCGTCATCACCCGTAAGGCCTACGGCGGCGCCTACGACGTCATGGGCTCCAAGCACATGGGCGCCGACGTGAACCTCGCCTGGCCGACCGCGCAGATCGCCGTGATGGGTGCCTCCGGCGCCGTCGGCTTCGTCTACCGCAACCAGCTCAAGGAAGCTGCCGCGAAGGGCGAGGACGTCGATGCGCTGCGTCTCGAGTTGCAGCAGGAGTACGAGGACACCCTCGTCAATCCGTACGTCGCGGCCGCCCGCGGCTACGTCGACGCGGTCATCCCGCCGAGCCACACCCGCGGCCAGATCGCGACCGCGCTCAAGCTGCTCGAGCGCAAGATGGTCAACCTGCCGCCTAAGAAGCACGGGAACATCCCGCTGTGA
- a CDS encoding biotin--[acetyl-CoA-carboxylase] ligase, which translates to MTLDADLLRTRLADTRWQRIEVVDATGSTNADLVTRAATEPIGGTVRLTTDQTAGRGRHARAWTAPRGTQLAMSAAVDVGEHTEHLGWLSLLAGLAAVQGISDAIGVRPTLKWPNDVLIDGRKIAGILSEYTRSPHTGQGEGGVAVIGTGLNTTMAEDQLPVPTATSLQLATGQEIPLTELAASYLRALSDLLDLWPHDVDGLAARYRDDSDTIGRRVRLVLPGDEEVIGTATGVDASGRIVVDADGRQVIAAAGDVTHLRPV; encoded by the coding sequence ATGACCCTCGACGCCGATCTGCTCCGGACCCGACTCGCCGACACCCGATGGCAGCGGATCGAGGTGGTCGATGCCACGGGATCGACCAACGCCGATCTCGTGACCCGCGCGGCGACCGAACCCATCGGCGGGACGGTGCGTCTGACGACCGACCAGACCGCGGGACGCGGACGGCATGCGAGGGCCTGGACCGCGCCGCGGGGGACGCAGCTGGCGATGTCGGCGGCGGTCGACGTCGGCGAGCACACCGAGCACCTGGGCTGGCTGTCGCTGCTGGCCGGGTTGGCCGCCGTACAGGGCATCAGTGACGCGATCGGGGTGCGGCCCACGCTCAAGTGGCCCAACGACGTCCTGATCGACGGACGCAAGATCGCCGGAATCCTCTCCGAGTACACGCGTTCGCCCCACACCGGACAGGGCGAAGGCGGCGTCGCGGTCATCGGTACCGGGCTCAACACCACGATGGCCGAGGACCAACTACCGGTCCCCACCGCCACCTCGCTGCAGCTGGCGACCGGTCAGGAGATTCCGCTCACCGAGCTCGCCGCGTCGTACCTGCGGGCGTTGTCGGATCTGCTCGACTTGTGGCCGCATGACGTCGACGGCCTCGCGGCACGTTACCGCGACGACAGCGACACCATCGGACGCCGCGTGCGTCTGGTGCTCCCCGGCGACGAGGAGGTGATCGGCACCGCGACCGGCGTCGACGCGTCGGGGCGGATCGTCGTCGACGCCGACGGGCGCCAGGTGATCGCGGCCGCAGGCGACGTCACGCACCTGCGGCCGGTGTAG
- a CDS encoding response regulator transcription factor: protein MTNVLLAEDDAAIAEPLARALSREGYGCEVVSTGADALEKALDARYELLILDLGLPVLDGLEVCRRVRAQRPALAVLMLTARTDEVDFVVGLDAGADDYVGKPFRLAELLARVRALLRRRQPGDGDPVLEGGDIRLDARARRVLVNGQDLTLANREFDLLRFLMERAGEVVSREEILTEVWGSADLRSSKTLDMHISWLRRKIGDDRHNRPRHIVTVRGVGFRFDP, encoded by the coding sequence TTGACCAACGTGCTGCTCGCCGAGGACGACGCCGCGATCGCCGAACCGCTCGCGCGGGCGCTGTCCCGAGAGGGATACGGCTGCGAGGTCGTGAGCACCGGTGCCGACGCGCTCGAGAAGGCCCTCGACGCCCGCTATGAGCTGCTCATCCTCGACCTCGGGCTCCCGGTCCTCGACGGACTCGAGGTCTGCCGTCGGGTGCGCGCCCAGCGACCCGCCCTCGCGGTGCTCATGCTCACCGCGCGCACCGACGAGGTGGACTTCGTGGTCGGCCTCGACGCCGGTGCGGACGACTACGTGGGCAAACCCTTCCGCCTGGCGGAGCTCCTCGCACGCGTGCGCGCGCTGCTCCGCCGCCGTCAGCCCGGGGACGGCGACCCCGTGCTCGAGGGCGGTGACATCCGGCTCGACGCCCGGGCGCGGCGCGTGCTGGTCAACGGGCAGGACCTCACCCTGGCGAACCGCGAATTCGACCTTCTCCGGTTCCTCATGGAGCGGGCGGGTGAGGTCGTGTCGCGCGAGGAGATCCTCACCGAGGTCTGGGGTTCGGCCGATCTGCGGTCGTCGAAGACCCTCGACATGCACATCTCCTGGCTGCGCCGGAAGATCGGCGACGATCGCCACAACCGCCCGCGCCACATAGTGACGGTGCGCGGCGTCGGTTTCCGGTTCGACCCCTAA
- a CDS encoding GtrA family protein — protein sequence MPFIDELIARLPSPIRRLVMRHHELIKFAMVGGTTFIFDLAIFYSLSLTILETKPVIAKVIAGVLATILSYILNREWAFKNRGGRERHHEALLFFVISGIGVILQAAPLFVGNNVFDMRSNLSVSEVVIVDFILGYVIGNLMQMAFRFWALRKFAFPEELLRGGDAGSTDLHPSLAELNDEELGHA from the coding sequence GTGCCATTCATCGACGAGCTGATCGCTCGCCTCCCATCGCCGATTCGACGGCTCGTGATGCGGCACCACGAACTCATCAAGTTCGCCATGGTCGGCGGCACCACCTTCATCTTCGACCTGGCCATCTTCTACAGCCTCAGCCTCACGATCCTCGAGACCAAGCCGGTGATCGCCAAGGTCATCGCCGGCGTGCTCGCGACGATCCTCAGTTACATCCTCAATCGCGAGTGGGCGTTCAAGAACCGCGGCGGCCGCGAACGTCACCATGAGGCGCTGCTGTTCTTCGTCATCAGCGGGATCGGCGTCATCCTCCAGGCCGCACCACTGTTCGTCGGCAACAACGTCTTCGACATGCGGTCCAATCTGAGCGTGTCCGAGGTCGTGATCGTCGACTTCATCCTCGGCTACGTCATCGGCAACCTGATGCAGATGGCCTTCCGGTTCTGGGCACTGCGCAAGTTCGCGTTTCCCGAAGAACTCCTCCGCGGCGGCGACGCCGGGTCCACCGACCTGCACCCCTCGCTCGCCGAACTCAACGATGAGGAACTCGGTCACGCCTGA
- a CDS encoding Maf family protein, whose translation MPDSPIGQDTHETGPATAGPVFVLGSASPARLRVLRASGVEPVVRVSDVDEDALLDQLPPATPADAVVAALARAKAEAVASLPEIAGAAENGETVVVIGCDSMLRLGDRLLGKPHTPERALAQWAEMRGRSADLLTGHHLIRLDPDGASASATGTSSTTIHFTDAHDDVITRYVDSGEPLQVAGAFTLDGLGGWLVERIDGDPSSVIGIGLPLVQRLLTEVGLSVTDFWTHPAP comes from the coding sequence GTGCCTGACTCCCCGATCGGGCAGGACACGCACGAGACCGGGCCGGCCACCGCCGGCCCGGTCTTCGTGCTCGGGTCCGCCTCCCCCGCCCGCCTCCGGGTGCTGCGCGCCTCCGGCGTCGAGCCGGTGGTCCGTGTCTCCGACGTGGACGAGGACGCGCTGCTGGATCAACTGCCGCCGGCCACTCCCGCCGACGCCGTCGTCGCCGCGCTGGCGCGCGCGAAAGCCGAAGCGGTCGCGTCGCTTCCGGAGATCGCCGGTGCGGCCGAGAACGGCGAGACGGTCGTCGTCATCGGCTGCGACTCGATGCTGCGCCTCGGTGACCGCCTGCTGGGTAAGCCGCACACGCCCGAACGCGCACTCGCGCAGTGGGCCGAGATGCGTGGGCGCAGTGCCGATCTGCTCACCGGTCACCACCTGATCCGGCTGGACCCCGACGGTGCTTCCGCGAGCGCAACCGGGACGAGTTCGACGACGATCCATTTCACCGACGCCCACGACGACGTGATCACGCGCTACGTGGACAGCGGCGAACCGCTTCAGGTCGCGGGCGCGTTCACCCTCGACGGCCTGGGCGGCTGGCTGGTCGAACGCATCGATGGCGACCCGTCATCGGTCATCGGGATCGGCCTACCGCTCGTCCAGCGACTCCTGACCGAGGTCGGGTTGTCGGTCACCGACTTCTGGACCCACCCCGCTCCCTGA
- a CDS encoding acyl-CoA carboxylase subunit epsilon, giving the protein MSEASVNESTEKPFLTVVSGNPTDEDVAVLVTVLAGAGAGGGEQGPEVRNDWGHPVDRLRPQWGAPSSFTNLRY; this is encoded by the coding sequence GTGAGTGAGGCATCTGTGAACGAGAGCACCGAGAAGCCGTTCCTGACCGTCGTCAGCGGCAACCCGACCGACGAGGACGTCGCCGTGCTGGTGACCGTCCTGGCCGGCGCGGGTGCCGGCGGTGGCGAGCAGGGGCCGGAGGTCCGCAACGACTGGGGTCATCCGGTCGATCGCCTGCGTCCGCAGTGGGGCGCACCGTCGAGCTTCACCAACCTGCGCTACTGA
- the purE gene encoding 5-(carboxyamino)imidazole ribonucleotide mutase: protein MSENAGTRGGPRVGLIMGSDSDWPTMKAAAEALAEFDVPFQVGVVSAHRTPQRMLDYAAGAAANGIEVIIAGAGGAAHLPGMVASATPLPVIGVPVPLRHLDGLDSLLSIVQMPAGVPVATVSVGGARNAGLLAVRILASSEPALQERMVTFQRNLEQMVLDKDAALQQELLGD, encoded by the coding sequence ATGAGTGAGAACGCAGGTACGAGGGGCGGCCCGCGGGTCGGCCTGATCATGGGCAGCGACTCCGACTGGCCGACGATGAAGGCAGCCGCGGAGGCACTCGCCGAATTCGACGTGCCGTTCCAGGTGGGTGTCGTCTCGGCACACCGCACGCCGCAGCGCATGCTCGACTACGCCGCGGGCGCCGCCGCCAACGGCATCGAGGTCATCATCGCGGGAGCCGGTGGGGCAGCACACCTTCCGGGCATGGTCGCCTCGGCGACCCCGCTACCGGTCATCGGTGTGCCGGTGCCGCTCCGGCACCTCGACGGGCTCGACTCGCTGCTGTCGATCGTGCAGATGCCCGCCGGTGTACCCGTCGCGACCGTCTCGGTCGGCGGTGCGCGCAATGCCGGTCTGCTCGCCGTGCGCATCCTCGCCTCGTCCGAGCCCGCTCTGCAGGAGCGGATGGTGACGTTCCAGAGGAACCTCGAGCAGATGGTCCTCGATAAGGACGCCGCGCTCCAGCAGGAGCTGCTCGGCGACTAG
- a CDS encoding PH domain-containing protein, which produces MLSRMAYPRENLAHGERVVLHRHPHWKCLLGPFLLFGIITAAAGVLAGAIAGSSLGSTPRTVLLIVVGVVWALGLVWYFVRPLLSWKTTHFVLTDRRVMFRNGIITRSGIDIPIRRINTVEFRHGLIDRMLRTGTLVIESASDEPLSFDDIPQVEKVHSLLYHEVLEMYGDDDQPDDDYGDPGGAADRPESRGARER; this is translated from the coding sequence ATGCTGAGCCGCATGGCTTACCCGCGGGAGAACCTGGCGCACGGTGAACGTGTGGTCCTCCACCGTCACCCTCACTGGAAGTGTCTGCTCGGCCCGTTCCTGCTGTTCGGGATCATCACCGCGGCCGCGGGCGTCCTCGCCGGTGCGATCGCCGGATCGTCGCTCGGCTCGACGCCGCGGACGGTGCTGCTGATCGTCGTCGGCGTCGTGTGGGCGCTCGGCCTCGTCTGGTACTTCGTCCGGCCGCTGCTGTCCTGGAAGACAACGCACTTCGTCCTCACCGATCGTCGGGTGATGTTCCGCAACGGAATCATCACCCGGTCCGGGATCGACATCCCCATCCGGCGGATCAACACCGTCGAGTTCCGCCACGGCCTGATCGACCGGATGTTGCGGACGGGAACCCTGGTCATCGAGTCGGCGTCCGACGAACCCCTGTCCTTCGACGACATCCCGCAGGTGGAGAAGGTCCACTCGCTGCTCTATCACGAGGTGCTCGAGATGTACGGCGACGACGACCAGCCCGACGACGACTACGGTGATCCGGGCGGAGCCGCCGACCGACCCGAGAGCAGAGGAGCGCGGGAACGTTGA
- a CDS encoding nitroreductase family deazaflavin-dependent oxidoreductase, whose product MRLPNALARFNKIVTNPIQRQWAPHLAPFAMVEHVGRKSGKTYSIPVLAWVDRDKLTIILTYGRHTDWVRNVQAAGSFGLIRKDKRYRVTGPRVVPSDSPDLASGAKIPARLFESALIGTLHKD is encoded by the coding sequence ATGCGACTGCCCAACGCACTGGCCCGATTCAACAAGATCGTCACCAATCCGATCCAGCGACAGTGGGCGCCCCACCTGGCGCCGTTCGCCATGGTCGAGCATGTCGGCCGCAAGTCCGGGAAGACCTATTCGATTCCGGTGCTGGCCTGGGTCGACCGTGACAAGCTCACGATCATCCTCACCTACGGCAGGCACACCGACTGGGTGCGCAACGTCCAGGCGGCCGGCTCGTTCGGCCTGATCCGCAAGGACAAGCGCTACCGGGTCACCGGCCCGCGAGTGGTGCCGTCGGACTCCCCCGACCTCGCCTCCGGCGCGAAGATCCCGGCACGGCTGTTCGAGTCGGCGCTCATCGGCACCCTGCACAAGGACTGA